One window of Polynucleobacter sp. HIN5 genomic DNA carries:
- the gshA gene encoding glutamate--cysteine ligase, with product MVPHLITALSGPLLELESKVLEATPTIERWFRLEWQEHTPPFYCSVDLRNSGFKLSPVDTNLFPGGFNNLSPEMLPLAVQAAMAAIEKICPEAKNLLLIPERHTRNTFYLQNIACLSSILRQAGLNVRLGTLSDDIKKPTTIELPEGGKLVLEPLTRLGLRKTRLGLKDFDPCSILLNNDLSAGIPPILENVYEQYLLPGLHAGWPIRRKSNHFQAYEELAKKFAKLINIDPWMINPYYARCTGMDFHEQKGEEQLLAAVDQVLKKTAKKYREYGIKDKPYVVVKPDAGTYGMGVMVAHDPNDLKNLNRRDRNKMSVVKEGLEVSDVIVQEGVYTFEKVNEAVAEPVVYMIDRYVVGGFYRVHTDRGPDENLNAPGMHFVPLAFEQNAMPDMKAKPGSAAPNRFYLYGVVARLALLAASLELERTDPDAEAA from the coding sequence ATGGTCCCGCATCTTATAACCGCCTTAAGTGGCCCCCTCTTAGAGCTTGAGTCGAAAGTCCTCGAAGCAACCCCAACGATTGAGCGCTGGTTTCGCTTGGAATGGCAGGAGCATACCCCGCCGTTTTATTGCTCGGTCGATCTGCGTAATTCCGGATTTAAGCTCTCTCCAGTTGATACCAATTTATTTCCGGGTGGATTTAATAATTTATCTCCAGAAATGTTGCCTTTGGCTGTTCAGGCCGCTATGGCGGCGATCGAGAAAATCTGTCCCGAGGCCAAAAATTTATTATTGATCCCAGAGCGACATACACGCAATACCTTCTATCTGCAGAATATTGCGTGCTTATCATCGATTCTGCGTCAAGCGGGATTAAATGTTCGTTTGGGTACTCTATCGGACGATATTAAAAAGCCGACTACGATCGAATTACCGGAGGGCGGCAAATTAGTTTTGGAGCCACTGACGCGTTTAGGTTTACGCAAGACCCGTTTGGGCCTAAAAGATTTTGATCCCTGCTCTATTTTGCTAAACAACGACTTATCCGCTGGTATTCCGCCAATCCTCGAGAATGTATACGAGCAATACTTGTTACCAGGTTTGCATGCGGGCTGGCCGATTCGTCGTAAATCCAATCACTTTCAGGCGTATGAAGAGTTGGCCAAGAAATTTGCCAAACTAATCAATATTGATCCATGGATGATTAATCCGTATTACGCCCGTTGTACGGGGATGGATTTTCATGAGCAAAAGGGCGAAGAGCAATTACTCGCAGCCGTTGATCAGGTGCTCAAAAAGACCGCTAAGAAATACCGTGAGTATGGCATTAAAGACAAGCCCTATGTAGTCGTCAAGCCCGACGCGGGAACCTATGGAATGGGTGTGATGGTTGCGCACGACCCCAATGATTTAAAGAACTTAAATCGGCGTGATCGGAACAAGATGAGCGTCGTTAAAGAGGGTCTTGAGGTCAGTGACGTGATTGTTCAAGAAGGTGTCTACACCTTTGAAAAGGTCAATGAAGCAGTAGCCGAACCCGTGGTTTATATGATTGATCGTTATGTCGTCGGGGGTTTCTATCGGGTTCATACTGACCGTGGACCTGATGAGAATTTGAATGCTCCTGGTATGCATTTTGTGCCCCTCGCGTTTGAGCAAAACGCCATGCCAGATATGAAAGCAAAGCCAGGCAGCGCAGCACCAAACCGTTTTTACTTATATGGCGTTGTGGCACGTTTGGCTCTGTTGGCTGCATCGCTTGAGCTTGAGCGCACCGATCCGGATGCCGAGGCCGCTTAA
- a CDS encoding ammonium transporter, producing MLNWMKRLVAVGAMALAVTTTTGALVSPAYAADDKKAAVTAPAAAPTAPAAAPSADPAPTPNKADTVWLTVSTALVMLMTLPGLALFYGGLTRSKNVLSVLMQCMVMFSLVAVLWAIYGYSFAFTEGNAFFGGLDRLFLSGMTPDSTGATFSKGVVIHEYSFMAFQATFACITCCLIIGAFAERAKFSAILLFMIIWFTFSYLPIAHMVWFWAGPDAIKDAASLEAVTASAGWLWQKGMLDFAGGTVVHINAAIAGLVGSYVVGKRIGYGKEAMKPHNLVYTMVGASLLWFGWFGFNAGSALEANGSAVLALVTTLFATAAAVLGWTVAEWMTKGKPSMLGAASGCVAGLVAITPAAGFVGPMGAIIIGFVAGVLCLWGVSGLKRMLGADDSLDVFGVHGVGGIVGAILTGVFADPALGGAGIWDYVTNAVATEYSIGSQVFIQAQGVVVTLIWSGVVAFIAFKIADMVFGLRVKEEEEREGLDITSHGEAAYES from the coding sequence ATGTTGAATTGGATGAAACGTCTCGTTGCTGTTGGCGCCATGGCGCTTGCGGTGACCACAACGACAGGTGCGCTAGTTTCTCCAGCGTATGCTGCCGATGATAAAAAAGCTGCTGTGACTGCGCCTGCCGCAGCTCCTACGGCTCCAGCTGCTGCCCCGTCAGCAGATCCTGCCCCAACGCCTAACAAAGCCGATACCGTTTGGTTGACAGTTTCTACCGCTTTGGTGATGTTGATGACCTTACCGGGACTTGCACTGTTTTATGGCGGTTTGACGCGAAGTAAGAACGTCTTATCAGTTTTGATGCAATGTATGGTGATGTTCTCTTTGGTGGCAGTGTTATGGGCCATTTACGGATACAGCTTTGCATTTACCGAAGGTAATGCATTCTTTGGCGGTTTAGATCGGCTCTTCCTGTCAGGCATGACTCCGGATAGTACGGGAGCAACCTTTAGTAAAGGTGTTGTGATTCATGAGTACTCGTTCATGGCATTCCAAGCAACCTTTGCATGTATCACCTGCTGCCTGATCATTGGTGCATTTGCTGAGCGCGCTAAGTTCTCTGCAATCTTGTTGTTCATGATCATTTGGTTTACGTTTAGCTATCTGCCAATTGCACACATGGTTTGGTTCTGGGCAGGCCCAGATGCAATCAAAGATGCCGCAAGTCTTGAAGCAGTCACTGCGAGTGCTGGTTGGTTATGGCAAAAAGGCATGCTGGACTTTGCTGGCGGTACTGTAGTTCACATCAATGCAGCGATTGCTGGATTGGTTGGTTCCTACGTAGTTGGCAAGCGGATTGGCTATGGTAAGGAAGCAATGAAGCCCCATAACTTGGTCTACACCATGGTTGGTGCATCACTCTTGTGGTTTGGTTGGTTTGGCTTTAACGCTGGTTCTGCTCTTGAAGCCAATGGCAGTGCCGTACTTGCTTTAGTAACCACACTGTTTGCAACTGCAGCAGCAGTTCTAGGTTGGACCGTAGCGGAATGGATGACCAAAGGTAAACCCTCGATGTTGGGCGCCGCCTCTGGTTGCGTTGCAGGCTTGGTTGCAATTACACCCGCAGCAGGTTTTGTTGGTCCCATGGGCGCCATCATCATTGGCTTTGTTGCTGGAGTTTTGTGCCTATGGGGTGTATCTGGCCTCAAGCGCATGCTCGGTGCCGATGACAGTCTCGATGTGTTTGGTGTTCACGGCGTGGGCGGTATTGTCGGTGCAATTCTGACGGGTGTATTTGCTGATCCTGCTTTGGGCGGTGCTGGCATCTGGGATTATGTAACCAATGCAGTTGCTACCGAATATTCAATTGGTAGCCAGGTATTCATCCAAGCACAGGGTGTGGTAGTGACTCTGATTTGGTCTGGCGTGGTTGCGTTCATTGCTTTCAAGATCGCGGATATGGTATTTGGATTGCGCGTGAAGGAAGAGGAAGAGCGCGAGGGTCTTGATATCACTTCTCATGGAGAGGCTGCATACGAGTCCTGA
- a CDS encoding P-II family nitrogen regulator, which produces MKMITAIIKPFKLDEVREALSEVGVSGITVSEVKGFGRQKGHTELYRGAEYVVDFLPKVRIEAAVEDGILDRAIEAIEKSARTGKIGDGKIFVSSIEHVVRIRTGETGTSAL; this is translated from the coding sequence ATGAAAATGATTACCGCAATCATCAAGCCTTTCAAGCTTGACGAGGTGCGTGAGGCTCTCTCAGAAGTTGGGGTTTCAGGCATCACCGTTTCAGAGGTGAAAGGCTTTGGTCGACAAAAGGGTCACACCGAGTTGTATCGCGGTGCTGAGTATGTCGTTGATTTTTTACCCAAGGTTCGTATTGAAGCTGCGGTAGAAGATGGCATTCTCGATCGCGCCATTGAGGCGATTGAGAAATCAGCACGCACAGGCAAGATTGGTGATGGCAAGATTTTTGTCTCTTCCATCGAACATGTCGTTCGTATTCGTACCGGTGAAACCGGTACCTCAGCACTATAA
- a CDS encoding TorF family putative porin — MNTFKKTTLALAISALAGGAMAQSAPAEEKSPISANVTITNDYRYRGISQTNYQPAIQGGFDYAHESGFYIGNWNSTINWVSNATSNGVQAPLEMDFYGGFKKELIAPGFASDFGVLQYFYPQTGGNYNGMILNPNTTEIYAAQNFTFGPVSGFVKVNYSLTNIFGIPNSSGSFYPDLTVNYDTGIWGITANGHIGYQYIAGQPVSSGPLLQPETNISYTDWKLGLTKDFGGGLALSASYVSTNANPVWWNTFTKGGTSAGRGGAVVALTKTF; from the coding sequence ATGAACACTTTTAAGAAAACCACACTCGCTCTAGCGATCTCAGCATTGGCGGGTGGCGCCATGGCGCAATCTGCGCCTGCTGAAGAGAAGAGCCCAATCTCTGCAAACGTAACAATTACTAATGACTATCGTTATCGAGGAATTTCTCAAACGAACTACCAACCCGCAATTCAGGGTGGATTTGATTACGCTCATGAGAGTGGCTTCTATATTGGTAACTGGAACTCAACAATTAACTGGGTGTCGAACGCGACTAGTAATGGTGTCCAAGCACCGCTAGAAATGGATTTCTATGGCGGCTTTAAAAAGGAGCTAATAGCCCCTGGATTTGCCTCTGATTTTGGAGTTTTGCAATATTTTTATCCCCAAACGGGAGGTAACTATAACGGAATGATCCTTAATCCAAATACAACCGAAATTTATGCTGCTCAAAATTTTACATTTGGACCAGTATCCGGTTTTGTTAAAGTCAATTACTCGTTAACAAATATTTTTGGTATTCCAAATTCTTCCGGATCTTTTTATCCTGATTTGACTGTTAATTACGATACGGGAATCTGGGGCATTACTGCTAATGGACATATTGGATATCAATATATCGCGGGTCAACCCGTATCATCAGGTCCGTTATTGCAGCCCGAGACAAATATTAGCTATACCGATTGGAAGCTTGGTTTAACTAAGGATTTTGGTGGTGGCCTGGCCTTATCTGCATCTTATGTGAGTACTAATGCAAACCCCGTCTGGTGGAATACCTTTACTAAAGGTGGAACATCAGCCGGCCGCGGTGGCGCCGTTGTTGCCCTCACCAAAACCTTCTAA
- a CDS encoding accessory factor UbiK family protein, which produces MQKPSQLFEQMQTIAVDMQNKIGEVIRNSPAKDIEKNVRAMMTQGFQRMDLVTREEFDIQSKVLAKTREKLEALEAKVAALENKS; this is translated from the coding sequence ATGCAAAAACCCAGTCAACTATTCGAGCAAATGCAGACCATTGCGGTCGATATGCAAAACAAGATTGGTGAGGTGATTCGTAACTCACCTGCCAAAGACATTGAAAAAAATGTTCGGGCCATGATGACCCAGGGTTTTCAGCGCATGGATTTGGTTACACGCGAAGAGTTTGATATTCAGTCCAAGGTCTTAGCTAAGACTCGTGAGAAGTTAGAGGCGCTTGAAGCAAAAGTGGCGGCCCTTGAAAACAAGTCGTAA
- a CDS encoding MFS transporter has translation MSQTHYSHWYGRPNDYLKLPLEGGFALRIFLCFAMAYFMSYAFRTINVVIAPDLVRDLQISNADLGLLSSAYFVGFGMTQIPLGLALDRFGPRITEAWVMTLAVIGAVMFALAENFNTLVIARVLIGMGVSACLMAAFSGFRAWYAPSQQGQLASAMLVFGTSGALASTWPVHLVTPYIGWRGVFLVLAGLSFLAILILYFGLPVRKQNQKYLQPNHEAPSSQANLSWQSYQPILTNPFFWRILPLGTFCYGGFIAIQTLWFGPWLIEVMEYHPSTAAQIVFGFNTVLLFAYLFNAWILPKLAKRGVDTMRYMTWMVGASMIMQACAYFWQTPLVWIWWYLFAITCASFVLAQSIIVLYFPKHYSGRVSTTYNLTLFIGAFIVQWGIGHLLDLGIALGWNKTSAYDLALAVFLVVQIAGFIWFLIAPKYFPATFFRDDEAEDEVVKI, from the coding sequence ATGAGTCAGACGCATTATTCCCATTGGTATGGAAGGCCCAATGATTATCTAAAGCTACCTCTTGAGGGCGGGTTTGCATTACGGATTTTCTTATGCTTTGCCATGGCCTACTTCATGTCCTATGCATTTCGGACGATTAACGTGGTGATCGCTCCTGATCTTGTGCGTGATCTGCAAATTAGCAATGCGGATTTAGGACTCTTATCCTCGGCTTATTTTGTTGGCTTCGGAATGACGCAAATTCCCTTGGGTTTGGCGCTTGATCGCTTTGGCCCACGTATTACAGAGGCATGGGTGATGACCCTTGCTGTGATTGGTGCTGTTATGTTTGCCTTAGCCGAGAACTTTAATACGCTCGTCATCGCACGGGTCTTGATTGGGATGGGAGTATCCGCATGCCTGATGGCTGCATTCTCAGGTTTTAGGGCATGGTACGCACCTTCTCAACAAGGACAATTAGCCTCAGCCATGTTGGTATTTGGAACGAGCGGTGCCCTAGCAAGCACATGGCCAGTTCATCTGGTCACGCCTTATATCGGTTGGCGAGGTGTCTTTCTAGTACTTGCCGGTTTATCGTTTTTGGCAATTTTGATTTTGTACTTTGGTTTACCGGTGAGAAAACAAAATCAGAAATACCTGCAACCGAATCACGAGGCACCCAGCTCACAAGCCAATTTATCGTGGCAAAGTTATCAGCCGATTTTGACCAATCCATTTTTCTGGCGCATCCTGCCACTCGGAACATTTTGTTATGGCGGGTTTATTGCAATACAAACCTTATGGTTTGGTCCTTGGCTGATTGAGGTGATGGAGTATCACCCTAGTACTGCCGCACAAATCGTTTTTGGTTTTAATACCGTACTTCTCTTTGCCTATCTCTTTAATGCGTGGATCTTGCCTAAGTTAGCCAAGCGCGGAGTTGATACTATGCGTTACATGACCTGGATGGTTGGCGCATCGATGATCATGCAGGCCTGTGCGTATTTTTGGCAAACGCCCTTGGTATGGATCTGGTGGTATCTATTTGCTATTACCTGCGCCTCGTTTGTGTTGGCGCAGAGCATTATTGTTTTGTATTTCCCTAAACATTATTCGGGAAGAGTTAGTACCACCTATAACCTGACACTCTTTATTGGTGCCTTTATTGTGCAATGGGGCATTGGTCATTTATTGGATTTAGGTATTGCCTTAGGTTGGAATAAAACGAGTGCTTATGATTTAGCGCTAGCAGTATTTCTAGTAGTGCAAATTGCTGGCTTTATTTGGTTCTTGATTGCACCCAAATATTTTCCAGCTACCTTCTTTCGAGATGATGAAGCTGAAGATGAGGTCGTAAAGATCTAA
- the lipA gene encoding lipoyl synthase, translating to MSDLKKEYDPLQKQKSADKTARIPIKIVPLAETLKKPDWIRVKAASSSSRFSEIKQILRENQLVTVCEEASCPNIGECFGKGTATFMIMGDKCTRRCPFCDVGHGRPDPLDAQEPLNLAKTIAALKLSYVVITSVDRDDLRDGGAQHFVDCIRRTKELSPSTRVEVLVPDFRGRLEKALDIFANDPQGLPDVMNHNLETVPRLYKQARPGSDYAHSLKLLKDFKARFPQLPTKSGLMVGLGETDEEILEVMQDMRAHDIDMLTIGQYLAPSNHHLPVLRYVHPDTFKEFEQKAYAMGFSHAAVGAMVRSSYHADQQAHEAGVV from the coding sequence ATGAGCGATCTAAAAAAAGAATACGATCCCCTGCAAAAACAAAAATCGGCGGATAAGACCGCACGGATTCCGATCAAGATCGTGCCTCTAGCCGAGACCCTAAAAAAGCCCGACTGGATTCGGGTCAAAGCTGCATCAAGCAGTTCACGCTTTAGTGAGATTAAACAGATTCTGCGTGAGAACCAGTTGGTCACCGTATGTGAAGAGGCGAGCTGTCCCAATATTGGCGAATGTTTTGGTAAAGGTACTGCCACCTTTATGATCATGGGCGATAAGTGCACCCGCCGGTGTCCGTTTTGTGATGTCGGTCATGGCAGACCTGATCCCTTAGATGCACAAGAACCGCTGAACCTCGCGAAGACAATAGCCGCACTCAAACTTTCGTATGTGGTGATTACAAGCGTCGATCGTGACGATTTGCGTGATGGAGGCGCCCAGCATTTTGTCGATTGCATTCGTCGCACCAAAGAGCTCTCACCTTCCACTCGTGTTGAGGTGTTAGTGCCTGATTTTCGGGGCCGACTTGAAAAAGCTTTGGATATATTTGCGAACGATCCACAGGGCTTGCCCGATGTCATGAACCATAACCTTGAAACCGTACCGCGCTTATATAAGCAAGCCAGACCAGGGTCAGACTATGCACACTCATTGAAGTTATTAAAAGACTTCAAAGCGCGCTTCCCACAGTTACCAACCAAGAGTGGTTTGATGGTTGGATTGGGCGAGACCGATGAGGAGATCTTAGAAGTAATGCAGGATATGCGTGCACACGATATTGATATGCTCACCATTGGTCAGTACCTTGCTCCCTCGAATCACCATTTACCCGTATTGCGGTATGTGCATCCAGATACCTTTAAAGAGTTCGAGCAAAAAGCCTATGCGATGGGTTTTAGCCATGCGGCAGTTGGTGCGATGGTGCGCTCAAGTTATCACGCCGATCAACAAGCCCATGAGGCTGGCGTTGTATAG
- the lipB gene encoding lipoyl(octanoyl) transferase LipB, which translates to MQASPVQIRFLGLVEYQQAFDAMQRFTQDRSATTVDEVWVLQHPPVFTLGLAGEPTNLHTPIDSIPLVAVDRGGEITYHGPGQIVIYLLLDLKRKKLFVKELVRRIEEALIQTLVDYKVMTERKPGAPGIYLSEQSQVSPSLWGAKIAALGLKITKQCSYHGLALNIDMDLSPFKAIHPCGYKGLQSIDLKSLGINENIDTVAGTLLNHLQQQLQLEPV; encoded by the coding sequence ATGCAGGCTAGCCCAGTACAAATTCGGTTTTTGGGCTTGGTGGAATACCAGCAAGCTTTTGATGCTATGCAACGGTTTACACAGGATCGCTCTGCAACAACGGTTGATGAGGTGTGGGTTTTGCAACACCCCCCAGTCTTTACCTTGGGCTTGGCTGGAGAGCCAACGAATTTACATACTCCGATTGATTCGATTCCACTCGTTGCAGTTGACCGTGGCGGTGAGATTACTTATCACGGGCCAGGCCAAATCGTGATTTATTTGTTATTGGATCTCAAACGCAAGAAGCTCTTTGTGAAAGAGCTGGTTCGGCGCATTGAAGAAGCGCTTATCCAGACTCTAGTTGATTACAAGGTAATGACGGAACGCAAGCCCGGTGCCCCTGGTATTTATCTTAGTGAACAGTCTCAGGTATCACCGTCTCTTTGGGGCGCCAAGATTGCAGCCTTGGGGCTTAAAATTACCAAACAATGCAGTTACCACGGTTTAGCACTGAATATTGATATGGATTTATCACCCTTTAAAGCAATCCACCCCTGTGGCTATAAGGGCTTACAAAGCATTGATCTTAAGTCATTAGGAATCAACGAGAATATTGATACCGTTGCAGGAACTTTACTGAATCACCTACAACAGCAGTTGCAACTGGAACCTGTTTGA
- a CDS encoding HP0495 family protein — MNTNTPAESLIQYPCDFPIKVMGKAAPEFLPAVIHIAKQFDPNFQETSIEERPSRDGNYLGLTITVHVTSREQLDEIYRTLSTHPLVSVVL; from the coding sequence ATGAACACCAATACTCCTGCGGAGTCTTTGATTCAGTACCCGTGTGATTTTCCAATCAAGGTAATGGGTAAAGCAGCCCCCGAGTTTTTGCCGGCAGTAATTCATATCGCCAAGCAATTTGATCCTAATTTTCAGGAGACAAGCATTGAAGAGCGGCCATCACGTGATGGTAATTACCTGGGTCTAACCATTACAGTGCATGTAACCAGTCGTGAGCAGCTCGATGAAATTTACCGAACCCTATCCACGCATCCCTTGGTGAGCGTCGTACTCTAG